A single window of Syntrophus aciditrophicus SB DNA harbors:
- the hisS gene encoding histidine--tRNA ligase, with translation MEVITAVKGFKDILPEETGKWRFVEDAAREIFSRFGFKEIRLPVLEKTDLFKRGIGESTDIVEKEMYTFLDRGDEYLTLRPEATSSVIRAYLEHALYNAEPVSRLFTIGPMFRRERPQRGRFRQFHQIDVELLGLDDPRADAEVILMLMHFLSTVGLKNVSLELNSLGCSSCRPAFRKVILEFLSGKEDGLCDDCKRRLGSNPLRVFDCKAKECQEIIADAPRLSDFICSDCHTHFETVASTLTELDIPFKINARMVRGLDYYTKTTFEVTTEHLGSQNAVVGGGRYDRLVEELGGPDIPGIGFAVGFERLITLLQAENTRFLPQPDLFIASLGESAQRLAFLLCNQLRIKGLHVEQDFSARSLKSQMKRANRLNCAYTLILGDRELEEKKAEFRDMKTGAQQTLFLDNLEEQILKLIKER, from the coding sequence ATGGAAGTCATTACGGCCGTTAAGGGTTTCAAGGACATTCTTCCCGAGGAAACGGGAAAATGGCGTTTTGTGGAAGACGCCGCACGGGAAATTTTTTCCCGCTTCGGATTCAAGGAAATCCGTCTTCCCGTTCTGGAAAAGACGGATCTTTTCAAAAGAGGGATTGGTGAATCCACCGATATTGTCGAAAAGGAAATGTACACTTTTCTCGACCGGGGAGACGAGTATCTGACGCTTCGGCCGGAAGCGACGTCTTCTGTGATCCGGGCTTATCTGGAACATGCGCTCTACAATGCCGAACCGGTCAGCAGGCTGTTCACCATCGGCCCCATGTTTCGCCGGGAAAGACCCCAGCGGGGCCGTTTCCGGCAGTTTCATCAGATCGATGTGGAACTGCTGGGCCTCGATGACCCGCGGGCGGATGCGGAAGTTATCCTCATGCTCATGCATTTTCTTTCCACCGTCGGTCTGAAGAATGTGAGCCTTGAACTCAATTCTCTGGGATGCTCCTCCTGCCGTCCCGCTTTCCGAAAAGTCATCCTGGAATTTCTGAGCGGAAAGGAAGACGGTCTCTGCGACGACTGCAAACGGCGTCTCGGATCGAATCCGCTTCGTGTTTTTGACTGCAAGGCAAAGGAATGCCAGGAGATCATCGCCGATGCCCCCCGGCTTTCCGACTTTATCTGCAGCGACTGCCACACACATTTCGAGACCGTTGCCTCCACTCTGACGGAGCTGGATATCCCCTTTAAAATCAATGCCCGCATGGTCCGGGGGTTGGATTATTACACCAAGACAACTTTTGAGGTCACCACGGAGCATCTGGGGTCTCAGAATGCCGTGGTCGGAGGCGGACGCTATGACCGTCTTGTAGAGGAACTCGGAGGCCCTGATATTCCCGGCATCGGCTTTGCGGTCGGTTTTGAACGTTTGATCACTCTTCTGCAGGCAGAAAACACGCGTTTTCTGCCTCAACCGGATCTCTTCATTGCATCCCTTGGAGAGTCCGCGCAGAGATTGGCCTTCCTGTTATGCAACCAGTTGCGGATCAAAGGGCTTCATGTCGAACAGGATTTCTCGGCCAGGAGTCTGAAAAGTCAAATGAAGCGGGCAAACCGCTTGAACTGCGCCTACACCCTGATTCTGGGCGACAGAGAACTGGAAGAAAAAAAGGCCGAATTTCGGGACATGAAAACGGGAGCCCAGCAGACTCTTTTCCTGGACAACCTTGAAGAACAAATTCTGAAACTTATAAAAGAGAGGTAA
- a CDS encoding DNA internalization-related competence protein ComEC/Rec2: protein MQKPFLLLLSALISGIIAGNTLPLPVYGLLIAYFPFLVLLFIGIFRKNSLLTFLSVMAILFLQGSMNISQLDHRPTRQTEALQYQNKREMHTLEGVICESPQYLPEKTKLILQTTRILKNGVYIPLSERVLLTVKGRHDLKYGDFIRCETCLGKPHNFNNPGGLDYEKRLRFEKISFTGFIAEKSRIVMLREGQGNFFKGAIERFRNDIRRIIIANAPHPEQTVLQAMIIGCQKEIPPTLMEKFNITGTSHILAISGFNVGIIALWTLVVIRRLFKISDYLMLRFNIIKLSLLWAIPPVVLYALVAGAGMSVLRAAIMALVFMAALLLDRRQDPANSLAAAAVLILMFSPDALFDISFQLSFAAVASIIGINPVFSRFMMKPESLPESTGKTAWIVKIKRNILLFLITTVSVTLGTMPIIVFCFNRLSLVVLPANMILVPILGLLALPLSMMVIVVSPFSEMLAGLLIHCSAWLIKLSLILIDFLAGLDGTAFYVCTPSLWQIAAFYMLLISGIQMIDLFRQDDIPGLQRKRRLFGLLFIVMLTFLAGGSVLQSVQRINNRELTVTAIDVHQGSATLVRFPGGKTLLLDGGGLPGDAFDVGRFVVAPFLWHEGIRKIDIVVLSHPHADHLGGLPFILENFHVQEVWSNGEAADNEMYRRFLEIIHRKGIRHRILKDQKTELSVEKVGIQVFHTVTPDSTGRNFNEKSLVVRMTIGKISLMLPGDISEKEEKLLLKKGLELSSDVLFVPHHGSRMSSSMPFMEEVRPKMAIVSCGPDNSFGVPHREILERYKAIGAPIFRTDMNGAVTVHSDGQNLRVKVFKGIIDGGLFSK, encoded by the coding sequence ATGCAAAAGCCCTTTCTCCTTCTCCTTTCAGCGCTGATTTCGGGCATTATCGCGGGGAACACATTGCCCCTTCCGGTTTACGGATTGTTAATCGCTTATTTTCCTTTCCTTGTCCTGCTTTTCATTGGAATTTTCCGGAAAAACTCTCTTCTGACTTTCCTGAGTGTCATGGCCATCCTGTTTCTTCAGGGAAGCATGAACATCTCCCAGCTTGACCATCGGCCCACCAGACAAACCGAAGCACTCCAGTATCAGAATAAACGTGAAATGCATACACTGGAGGGAGTGATCTGTGAGAGCCCTCAATATCTGCCGGAAAAAACGAAGTTGATTCTGCAGACAACCCGGATACTGAAAAATGGAGTCTATATTCCCCTGTCAGAACGCGTCCTCTTGACGGTCAAAGGACGTCATGACCTGAAATATGGCGATTTTATCCGTTGCGAAACCTGTCTTGGAAAACCGCATAATTTCAATAATCCTGGTGGACTGGATTATGAGAAACGTCTGCGTTTCGAAAAAATCTCCTTCACGGGCTTTATTGCGGAAAAATCGCGAATCGTTATGCTTCGCGAAGGCCAGGGGAATTTCTTCAAGGGGGCCATCGAACGATTTCGAAACGATATCAGGAGAATTATCATCGCTAACGCCCCCCATCCGGAACAGACGGTCCTTCAGGCTATGATCATCGGCTGTCAGAAGGAAATTCCGCCGACACTCATGGAAAAGTTCAACATAACCGGCACATCCCATATCCTGGCCATTTCCGGTTTCAATGTGGGCATCATTGCTTTGTGGACCCTCGTAGTCATTCGCCGGCTCTTCAAAATTTCGGACTATCTCATGCTCCGTTTCAACATCATCAAACTGTCACTTTTGTGGGCCATTCCGCCTGTCGTTCTTTACGCGCTCGTAGCAGGAGCCGGAATGTCCGTTCTCCGAGCGGCAATCATGGCCCTTGTCTTCATGGCCGCGCTCCTTCTTGATCGCCGGCAGGATCCGGCCAACAGCCTGGCCGCCGCTGCCGTGCTGATCCTGATGTTTTCCCCAGACGCTCTGTTCGACATTTCTTTTCAGCTTTCCTTTGCCGCGGTTGCCTCCATTATAGGGATCAATCCCGTGTTCTCCCGATTCATGATGAAGCCGGAGTCTCTCCCGGAATCAACCGGCAAAACGGCCTGGATTGTAAAAATCAAAAGGAATATCCTGTTGTTTCTGATCACGACGGTGAGCGTCACCCTGGGAACTATGCCGATTATCGTTTTCTGTTTCAACCGTCTGTCCCTTGTTGTTCTCCCTGCCAATATGATTCTGGTCCCCATACTTGGCCTTCTGGCCCTGCCGCTCAGCATGATGGTCATCGTCGTGAGCCCGTTTTCAGAAATGCTTGCTGGTCTTTTGATCCATTGTTCAGCCTGGCTGATCAAACTATCCCTGATTCTGATCGATTTCCTTGCCGGACTGGACGGTACGGCCTTTTATGTCTGCACGCCGTCTTTATGGCAGATTGCGGCATTCTACATGCTTTTGATTTCCGGCATCCAGATGATCGATCTCTTTCGACAGGATGATATACCTGGGCTCCAGCGGAAAAGACGTCTGTTCGGACTTCTGTTTATTGTCATGCTCACCTTTCTGGCAGGCGGCAGCGTTCTGCAATCCGTTCAGCGGATCAACAACCGGGAACTGACAGTAACGGCCATCGATGTTCATCAGGGAAGCGCGACCCTCGTCCGGTTCCCCGGAGGAAAGACACTGCTGCTGGATGGCGGAGGACTTCCCGGGGACGCCTTTGATGTCGGTCGCTTTGTCGTGGCACCCTTTTTATGGCATGAAGGCATCAGAAAAATCGACATCGTTGTTCTTTCCCATCCTCATGCCGATCACCTTGGCGGACTTCCCTTCATCCTGGAGAATTTTCACGTCCAGGAAGTCTGGTCCAATGGAGAAGCAGCGGATAACGAGATGTATCGTCGTTTTCTGGAAATCATTCACAGGAAGGGTATCCGACACCGCATTCTCAAAGACCAGAAAACCGAACTGAGCGTGGAAAAAGTCGGAATTCAGGTATTTCATACGGTAACTCCCGATTCTACAGGAAGGAATTTCAATGAAAAGTCTCTGGTGGTGAGGATGACCATCGGGAAGATCAGTCTGATGCTGCCGGGAGATATTTCTGAGAAAGAAGAGAAACTTCTGCTTAAAAAGGGTCTTGAGCTCAGCAGTGACGTTCTTTTTGTTCCTCACCATGGCAGCCGGATGTCCAGCAGCATGCCCTTTATGGAAGAAGTGCGTCCAAAAATGGCCATTGTGAGCTGTGGCCCGGATAATTCCTTCGGTGTTCCGCATCGGGAGATCCTTGAACGATACAAGGCCATCGGCGCTCCTATATTCAGGACTGACATGAATGGAGCGGTTACCGTGCACTCTGATGGACAGAATCTTCGGGTAAAAGTATTTAAAGGAATTATCGACGGAGGACTTTTCTCGAAATAA
- a CDS encoding two-component system sensor histidine kinase NtrB, translating into MLERLRWLIVCRVAIATFLLVIIIFIDLKQTSLYPEIRFPSFYSLILTTYIISFIYVFLLKVVKNSHLHAYIQMVCDVFLITLLVHITGGVSSIYSVLYPMVIIYTVLFAERKGGLIVATACSLSYGLLLNLEYFAVIAPQYQSIIPEVQRNAGYLYSRIFIHALSFYIVAFLASFVIEQEKTARTLLAEKENAFDQLDLLHQSIIESVDAGILTIDMEDRIKSFNRAAVDITGLSVADVLNRSIHEVFPGYASLFARYSCIQTGKSSGRRMEMNIRNRNNEELILGCSLSRLRGSQGEHIGEILIFQDLTSIKKIEAAYEKSRRFAFIGEMAAGLAHEIRNPLAAISGSIHMLKKDLKLDPTDERLMKIILRGKDQLENFMKDFLLLAKPAAGEKEWMNLNALIDEILESLVYIPDWSENITVEKNYPEPSLLYANKREMQHVIWNLILNALQAMPRGGRLHIRTTPVVVMNERQCVQLDIEDSGEGISREDMNRIFEPFFTTKERGTGLGLAVVGKIIENYSGTITITSEKEKGTRLRVCLPKNQELAETETIFTKDVRVA; encoded by the coding sequence TTGCTGGAAAGATTGCGCTGGCTGATTGTCTGCCGGGTGGCCATTGCCACTTTTCTTCTGGTAATCATCATTTTCATCGACCTCAAACAGACATCCCTTTACCCGGAGATCCGCTTTCCATCCTTTTACAGCCTCATTCTCACCACCTATATCATCTCTTTCATCTATGTTTTTTTGCTGAAAGTCGTCAAAAACTCTCATCTTCATGCCTATATTCAGATGGTCTGCGATGTGTTTCTGATTACGCTTCTCGTTCATATCACCGGTGGCGTCAGCAGCATCTATTCCGTTCTCTATCCCATGGTTATCATTTACACCGTACTGTTTGCGGAAAGAAAAGGAGGATTAATCGTGGCCACCGCCTGCAGTCTCTCCTATGGCCTTCTTCTGAATCTGGAATATTTCGCTGTGATTGCCCCGCAGTATCAGTCGATTATCCCGGAAGTCCAGAGAAATGCCGGATATCTCTATTCGAGAATATTCATTCATGCGCTGTCATTTTATATCGTGGCTTTCCTTGCAAGTTTCGTGATCGAACAGGAAAAAACCGCCAGGACGCTTCTTGCTGAAAAGGAAAATGCCTTCGATCAGCTGGATCTTCTGCACCAGAGCATTATCGAGTCGGTCGATGCGGGCATTTTGACCATCGATATGGAAGACCGGATCAAATCCTTCAATCGTGCTGCGGTCGACATAACAGGTCTTTCAGTCGCGGATGTTCTGAATCGAAGTATTCATGAGGTCTTTCCCGGCTATGCTTCTCTATTCGCCCGATATTCCTGCATCCAGACGGGTAAGAGTTCGGGCAGGCGAATGGAAATGAACATCAGGAACCGGAATAATGAGGAACTGATCCTTGGCTGTTCCCTGTCGCGGCTCAGAGGAAGCCAGGGAGAGCACATAGGAGAAATCCTGATTTTTCAGGACTTGACTTCCATCAAGAAAATCGAGGCCGCCTATGAAAAAAGCCGGCGTTTTGCCTTTATCGGGGAAATGGCCGCAGGCCTGGCTCATGAAATCAGAAACCCGCTGGCTGCCATCAGCGGTTCGATTCATATGTTGAAAAAAGATCTGAAGCTGGATCCAACGGACGAGCGGCTCATGAAGATCATTCTCAGAGGAAAGGATCAGCTCGAAAATTTCATGAAGGATTTCCTTCTGCTTGCCAAGCCGGCTGCAGGTGAGAAGGAATGGATGAATCTCAATGCTCTGATCGATGAAATCCTTGAATCTCTTGTTTATATTCCGGACTGGTCAGAGAACATCACGGTGGAGAAAAACTATCCGGAACCTTCCCTGTTGTACGCGAACAAAAGAGAAATGCAGCATGTCATCTGGAATCTTATCCTCAATGCCCTGCAGGCCATGCCCCGGGGAGGGCGTCTGCATATCAGAACAACCCCTGTGGTGGTTATGAACGAACGCCAATGTGTTCAACTGGACATCGAAGACAGCGGTGAAGGCATTTCCAGAGAAGATATGAACCGGATCTTCGAGCCTTTCTTTACGACCAAGGAGAGGGGGACAGGGCTCGGTCTGGCGGTGGTCGGGAAGATCATCGAGAATTATTCCGGAACGATCACGATAACCAGCGAAAAGGAAAAAGGGACCCGTCTCCGGGTCTGCCTGCCGAAAAATCAGGAATTGGCGGAAACGGAAACAATTTTCACGAAGGATGTCCGGGTTGCTTGA
- a CDS encoding sigma-54-dependent transcriptional regulator: protein MATILVVDDDKGMREFLDIMLTREGYDVSCARDAGEGLDRCRKQRFDLIITDLRMPKIDGIEFLKSVKDVSPESLVILITAYASGETAVRAMKEGAYDYIEKDFNIEEFTSTIRSALESNGRMQDDAKFIRDIENSVCFGEIIGKSREMLKVYSLIKKVADTTANVLILGESGTGKELVAKAIHENSPRKDMPFVVINCGGIPENLLESELFGYLKGSFTGAYADKPGLFEIARGGTIFLDEVAELPPVLQVKLLRVVQEKTFLRIGGTENIRVDVRIISATNRNLEEMVQKGDFREDLYYRLNVIPISIPPLRERKDDIPVLTKYFIEKYSREFGKGIKNISNYALELLMDYSFPGNVRELENIIERSVALEHSSIVLPENLMISRENSAAKHETFKIENIPDQGLNLNDELARFERAIIGKALEKSKGSKTKAAELLMISFDSLRYRIEKLGIG, encoded by the coding sequence ATGGCAACAATCCTTGTCGTTGATGATGATAAGGGGATGAGAGAATTTCTCGATATAATGCTGACCAGGGAAGGTTATGATGTCAGTTGCGCCCGAGATGCCGGGGAAGGATTGGACCGTTGCCGGAAGCAGCGCTTCGACCTGATCATCACCGATCTGAGAATGCCCAAAATCGACGGGATCGAATTTCTCAAGTCCGTCAAGGATGTTTCTCCTGAATCTCTGGTAATCCTGATTACGGCTTATGCCTCCGGAGAGACGGCGGTCAGGGCAATGAAAGAGGGAGCTTACGATTATATCGAGAAGGATTTCAACATCGAAGAATTTACGTCGACGATCCGAAGTGCCCTGGAGTCCAACGGCAGGATGCAGGATGACGCAAAATTTATCCGGGACATCGAAAATTCAGTCTGCTTTGGCGAAATCATCGGGAAAAGCAGGGAAATGCTCAAGGTTTATTCCCTGATCAAGAAAGTGGCTGATACGACGGCCAATGTTCTGATTCTCGGGGAAAGCGGAACGGGAAAAGAGCTTGTTGCCAAGGCCATCCATGAGAACAGCCCAAGAAAAGACATGCCTTTTGTCGTGATCAATTGCGGCGGCATACCGGAAAATCTTCTGGAAAGCGAGCTGTTCGGTTATCTCAAAGGATCCTTTACGGGAGCCTACGCGGATAAGCCGGGACTGTTTGAGATCGCCCGGGGCGGGACGATTTTCCTCGATGAAGTGGCCGAGCTGCCCCCCGTTCTTCAAGTCAAGCTTTTAAGAGTCGTTCAGGAAAAAACCTTTCTGAGAATCGGCGGCACGGAAAATATTCGCGTCGATGTACGGATTATCTCGGCGACAAACCGGAATCTCGAGGAGATGGTCCAGAAAGGGGATTTCCGGGAGGATCTTTATTACCGGTTGAATGTCATCCCGATCTCCATTCCGCCCTTGAGGGAACGAAAGGATGACATCCCCGTCCTGACAAAGTACTTCATTGAAAAATATTCCCGTGAATTCGGCAAAGGGATTAAAAATATCTCTAATTATGCCCTGGAACTTCTCATGGACTATTCTTTTCCGGGGAATGTCCGGGAGCTGGAAAACATTATCGAAAGAAGCGTGGCCCTGGAGCATTCCAGCATCGTCCTTCCTGAGAATCTGATGATTTCCCGAGAGAATTCGGCAGCAAAGCACGAGACATTCAAAATTGAGAATATCCCTGATCAGGGTTTGAATCTGAACGATGAACTGGCAAGATTCGAACGGGCCATAATCGGAAAAGCCCTTGAGAAATCAAAGGGATCAAAAACGAAGGCGGCGGAACTTCTGATGATCAGCTTTGATTCGCTTCGTTATCGCATCGAGAAACTCGGGATTGGGTAA
- the recJ gene encoding single-stranded-DNA-specific exonuclease RecJ, which yields MPTTNWVMSDVNKEAQYLLVKELGIHWIMSSILASRDIQTPDDARKYLYPSLHDLHNPFLMKDMQLGVNRLIQAVYQGEKIVVYGDYDADGITSVAVLVKFLRDIQADVSYYIPDRIDEGYGLNRKAIDRIKEKSASLIITVDCGISDCDEILYARSLGLDTIILDHHEVSDSLPTAVASINPKRPDCPFPLKHLAAVGIVFNFLIALRGNLRKEGFWHGKPYPNLKEYLDLVALGTIGDICPMVDENRIFVRVGLELLTEGKRVGIRALKEICGVDTQAVDTEKASFSLIPRINAAGRVGLPDDAVELLLADDMGKARDLAVKLDSYNRRRRALEKNILEEIIEDLEKTISDRNRTALVMASEKWHPGVIGIVASKIADRYDRPAILISLKDGIGKGSGRSIANFNIYQGLRECEDYLISYGGHRYAAGISIMEEDIEQFAETLDEIVRENVLQSDFISATFIEAQCHLNDITHELLAQMELLAPFGSKNPEPVLCVRNVNAFSPAVVGNNHLRMRVSEAGVSRNTIWFSQGHFIRELNDSCLDIAFTPQINTWNGASDIQLKMKDITIRGN from the coding sequence TTGCCGACAACAAACTGGGTTATGTCCGATGTCAACAAGGAGGCACAATATCTCCTTGTCAAGGAACTGGGTATTCACTGGATCATGTCTTCCATCCTGGCGAGCCGTGACATCCAAACCCCTGATGACGCCCGGAAGTACCTCTATCCATCCCTTCACGATCTTCACAATCCTTTTCTCATGAAAGACATGCAGCTCGGGGTCAATAGGCTGATTCAAGCGGTGTACCAGGGAGAAAAAATCGTGGTGTACGGCGATTATGACGCCGATGGAATTACGTCCGTAGCTGTGCTTGTCAAATTTTTACGGGACATTCAGGCAGACGTTTCCTATTACATCCCCGACCGGATTGACGAAGGATACGGTCTGAACAGGAAAGCAATTGACCGGATAAAAGAAAAAAGCGCCAGTCTGATCATAACCGTCGATTGCGGCATTTCCGATTGCGACGAGATCCTGTACGCCAGGTCGCTGGGTCTGGACACCATCATACTCGATCACCATGAGGTTTCCGATTCGCTTCCCACAGCCGTTGCGTCCATCAACCCGAAACGCCCGGACTGTCCCTTCCCGCTGAAACACCTTGCCGCTGTGGGCATCGTTTTCAATTTCCTGATCGCCCTGCGCGGAAATCTCCGGAAAGAGGGATTCTGGCACGGAAAACCCTATCCGAACCTCAAGGAATATCTTGATCTCGTGGCCCTGGGGACGATCGGAGACATCTGTCCCATGGTCGACGAGAACAGAATTTTTGTCAGAGTAGGCCTGGAATTGCTGACAGAAGGGAAAAGAGTCGGAATCCGCGCCTTGAAGGAAATCTGCGGCGTCGACACTCAGGCCGTCGATACCGAGAAGGCCTCCTTTTCGCTGATTCCCAGGATCAACGCCGCCGGCCGCGTTGGATTGCCAGATGACGCCGTTGAGTTGCTCCTTGCCGACGATATGGGAAAAGCCAGAGACCTCGCGGTAAAGCTGGACAGCTACAATCGCAGAAGAAGGGCTCTGGAAAAAAATATCCTGGAAGAAATCATTGAAGATCTCGAAAAGACAATAAGTGACCGGAACAGGACAGCTCTGGTCATGGCTTCGGAAAAATGGCACCCGGGAGTCATCGGGATTGTGGCATCCAAGATAGCTGATCGCTACGACCGTCCGGCTATCCTGATCAGCCTGAAAGACGGAATCGGGAAAGGATCCGGCCGGAGTATCGCGAATTTCAATATTTATCAGGGCTTAAGGGAATGTGAAGATTATCTGATATCATATGGCGGCCATCGGTACGCTGCCGGTATTTCCATCATGGAAGAAGACATCGAACAATTCGCTGAAACGCTCGATGAAATTGTAAGGGAAAATGTTCTGCAGTCCGATTTCATCTCCGCGACGTTCATCGAAGCACAATGCCATTTGAACGACATTACCCATGAACTGCTGGCGCAGATGGAACTGCTGGCGCCCTTTGGAAGCAAAAATCCCGAGCCGGTCCTCTGTGTGCGGAATGTCAACGCCTTTTCGCCCGCTGTCGTAGGGAACAACCATCTCCGCATGCGCGTATCGGAAGCGGGTGTGTCGCGCAATACGATCTGGTTCAGCCAGGGACATTTCATTCGTGAACTCAACGATTCCTGTCTTGATATCGCTTTTACACCGCAGATCAACACCTGGAACGGAGCTTCCGACATTCAATTGAAAATGAAGGACATCACGATTCGCGGCAACTGA
- a CDS encoding radical SAM/SPASM domain-containing protein, with amino-acid sequence MLRQVKPFYMPPTLILRQIGSAILMAVLNDWKKFPSWLVHHSLKSIPVANGAYGMGCIGYPGHPVWEVTRACNLSCIHCHAKSSQAASDELTTAEGKRLIDQIASMPAFRTLVFTGGEPLVRKDIFELLRHSQKAGLANILATNGTLIDDAMARKLKDHGVVCNAISVDAPDETIHNYVRNSPRAFELALRGIEATKKAGILLQINTTAMEYNLPVLSELIDFINDQGASVMLMYQLVAVGRGEKIKSKTLKKSANRELSELISRKQKQVETIIEPVAGPQYWPYLLEKKGWNDGPALKFAEQVFYGCSAGRDFLYIKANGDVWPCPFVEINNGNVREKSLNKIYEEAPVLRHLMDRENLLKGLCGDCRYRRICGGCRGRAFAYSGDYLAEDPRCFIRSRTAEKSISE; translated from the coding sequence TTGCTCAGACAGGTCAAACCGTTTTACATGCCGCCGACTCTGATTCTTCGGCAGATCGGCAGCGCGATCCTCATGGCTGTATTAAACGACTGGAAAAAATTTCCTTCCTGGCTTGTCCATCACAGCCTGAAATCTATTCCCGTTGCCAACGGCGCCTACGGCATGGGCTGCATCGGATATCCGGGGCACCCCGTCTGGGAAGTCACCCGTGCCTGCAATCTGAGCTGCATTCACTGCCACGCGAAGAGCAGCCAGGCCGCATCGGATGAGCTGACCACTGCCGAAGGTAAGCGCCTCATCGATCAGATCGCCTCCATGCCGGCATTCCGCACTCTGGTTTTTACCGGCGGTGAGCCGCTGGTCAGAAAGGACATTTTTGAACTGCTTCGCCATTCACAGAAAGCCGGGCTGGCTAACATTCTCGCCACCAACGGCACTCTCATCGACGACGCCATGGCCCGGAAGCTTAAAGATCACGGAGTGGTCTGCAACGCGATCTCCGTGGATGCGCCGGACGAAACAATACATAATTACGTCCGGAATTCCCCACGTGCCTTCGAACTGGCCTTAAGGGGCATCGAGGCTACGAAGAAGGCGGGAATCCTTCTGCAGATCAACACCACCGCTATGGAATACAATCTGCCCGTACTGTCGGAGCTCATTGACTTCATTAATGATCAGGGCGCCTCCGTTATGCTGATGTACCAGCTCGTGGCGGTGGGACGGGGAGAAAAAATCAAAAGCAAAACTCTGAAAAAGAGCGCCAACAGGGAACTAAGCGAGCTCATTTCCAGAAAGCAGAAGCAGGTTGAGACCATCATCGAACCGGTCGCCGGCCCCCAGTACTGGCCCTACCTGCTCGAAAAGAAGGGCTGGAACGACGGCCCGGCTCTGAAGTTTGCGGAACAGGTCTTTTACGGCTGCTCGGCGGGACGGGACTTTCTCTACATCAAGGCCAACGGCGACGTGTGGCCCTGTCCTTTTGTGGAAATCAACAACGGTAATGTACGGGAAAAATCACTGAACAAAATCTATGAGGAAGCCCCCGTTCTGCGTCACCTGATGGATCGGGAAAATCTGTTGAAGGGACTGTGCGGCGATTGCCGCTACCGCAGGATCTGCGGCGGCTGCAGAGGAAGAGCCTTTGCTTACAGTGGCGATTACCTGGCCGAAGACCCCCGCTGTTTCATCCGAAGCAGGACAGCCGAAAAATCCATTTCGGAGTGA
- a CDS encoding prenyltransferase, with protein MGKNSDSVKPPDVNLPAKVSGWLSMSRPAFHIVGLLPFFLGTLLAWKLEGVFHPTVFLLGSLAVILIMLSTYQSGEYFDYEEDALSRKHHPSRFAGGSGILQKRILSPLVALITSVVSMLLAVLIGVVLQFVLNTGPWTLLLGCAGALPGFFYSRRPVRLVNRGIGELFIGFCYGWLPIASAFYIQSGYIPAIIAWMSLPVGLTIFNVILLNEFPDYPADLAVGKRNLLVRFGKKRGAELYSLAAFFAWISHLLSPWFGVPSLVIPYYLPVMILSVILVAMVLQKKYENRITLEILCGLNIVVNIGTTLSYLLAYL; from the coding sequence ATGGGAAAGAATTCCGATTCCGTAAAGCCCCCCGATGTGAATCTGCCGGCCAAGGTATCCGGCTGGCTCTCAATGTCCCGCCCCGCCTTTCATATCGTGGGCCTTCTGCCTTTTTTTCTTGGAACTCTCCTTGCCTGGAAACTTGAAGGCGTATTCCACCCAACGGTTTTCCTGCTGGGCAGTCTGGCCGTTATCCTGATCATGCTTTCCACGTATCAATCGGGAGAATATTTCGATTACGAGGAGGACGCTCTATCCAGAAAGCATCACCCCAGCCGTTTCGCTGGCGGTTCCGGCATCCTCCAGAAAAGAATCCTCTCTCCTTTGGTCGCTTTAATTACAAGCGTGGTCAGCATGCTCCTTGCGGTTCTGATCGGCGTGGTGCTTCAGTTCGTCCTGAATACCGGCCCCTGGACTCTCCTTCTGGGGTGCGCGGGGGCACTGCCGGGATTTTTCTATTCAAGGCGTCCTGTCCGTCTCGTGAACAGAGGAATCGGAGAGCTCTTTATCGGATTCTGTTACGGATGGCTGCCCATCGCTTCCGCCTTCTATATTCAAAGCGGCTATATCCCCGCGATTATTGCCTGGATGAGTCTGCCCGTCGGATTGACGATCTTCAACGTCATTCTTCTCAACGAGTTCCCCGACTATCCGGCGGACCTGGCCGTCGGCAAGCGCAATCTTCTCGTCCGTTTCGGAAAAAAACGCGGGGCTGAACTGTATTCCCTGGCGGCGTTCTTCGCCTGGATATCCCACCTGCTTTCCCCCTGGTTCGGCGTTCCCTCCCTCGTGATTCCCTATTACCTTCCGGTCATGATCCTCTCGGTTATTCTTGTCGCAATGGTCTTGCAGAAAAAATACGAAAATCGTATAACCCTGGAAATTCTCTGCGGTCTCAATATTGTGGTGAACATCGGCACGACGCTTTCCTACCTGCTGGCCTATTTATAA